The Pantoea trifolii nucleotide sequence GCCTGAACATTGAATGGTGGGGTTTCCACCCAATCGTTCCGTCATTGACCTTAAGCCTGCTGGCCTTCCTGGTGGGTAATCTGTTTGGCCGCACGCCTGCAACGCATGCAGCGGCACTGGAATAAAGAGAAACGCTATGCCTTGGATTCAAATCAAAATTAACAGCACCGGTGAAAACGCCGAAACCCTGAGCGATGCGCTGATGGATGTTGGCGCGGTGTCGGTCACTTTCCAGGATACGCACGACAATCCGGTTTACGAGCCGCTGCCGGGCGAAACGCTGCTGTGGGGCGATACCGATGTCATCGGCCTGTTCGACGCCGAAACCGAAATGAGCGATGTGGTGGCCGAGTTAAGCCAGCATCCGCTGCTGGGATCCGCGTTTCGCCATAAGATCGAGCAGATCGAAGATAAAGACTGGGAACGTGAATGGATGGATAACTTCCACCCAATGCGTTTCGGTGAGCGTCTGTGGATCTGCCCGAGCTGGCGCGATGTGCCGGATCCAGATGCCGTCAACGTGATGCTGGATCCGGGCCTTGCATTTGGCACCGGCACGCATCCCACCACGTCGATGTGTTTGACCTGGCTTGATGGGCTGGATCTGCAAGGCAAAACGGTGATCGACTTTGGCTGCGGCTCCGGCATCCTCGCTATTGCCGCACTAAAATTAGGCGCAGCGCAGGCGATCGGTATTGATATCGATCCGCAGGCGATCCAGGCCAGCCGCGATAATGCCGAACGTAATGGCGTCTCTGAGCGTCTGGCGCTCTATCTGCCCCACCAGCAGCCGGAAAACCTGCAGGCTGATGTGGTGGTCGCCAACATCCTCGCTGGTCCGCTGCGCGAGCTGGCGCCGCTGATTAGCGTGCTGCCGAAAGCCGGTGGGCATCTTGGATTGTCCGGCGTGCTGGCGAGCCAGGCCGAAAGCGTGTGTGAAGCTTACGCCGATCGTTTTGCACTCGACGCGGTTGCCGAGAAAGAAGAGTGGTGCCGCATCACCGGCGTACGCCGCTAATCTGCCCGCTTGCCAGTCGGGCTAACTGACTGGCAAGCCGTTCTATTTTTCTGAGACCCGTCTCAAAGCGCCAGCCCTTCTCATCTACTGCCGTTTCTTTACATTTCAATCATTACAATCCTGCTTCAGGCGATAGCGCTATCCCTTTTGGCAATGTCTTTTAGGGCATTTCACTTCGATAAATCGCTGAAAGTAATTGATTATGATAAAGAAACTTTGTTTGCTCGCTTTTCTGACAAGCATGGCGTCGTTCACGCACGCCCATAGCTCCAACTGGTCTTATGAAGCACCAGATGAGTGGGGCAACTTGCACGCCGATTATCACACCTGTAAAAGCGGTGTGAACCAGTCGCCTGTCGATATCCGCAAGGTGGTGAATGGACAACTGCCGCCGCTGACGTTGAGCTATCAAGCCAAACAAAAATCCATCATCAATAACGGTCACACCATCCAGATCAACGTCAAGGATGGCGATGCGCTGACGCTGGATGGCGAAGCTTATACGCTGCGTCAGTTCCACTTCCATACGCCGAGCGAAAATCTGATTGATGGCAAACGCTTTCCGCTGGCTGCGCATTTCGTCCATGCTAGCGAAGAGGGCCATCTGGCGGTGGTTGGCGTGATGTTTGAAGCCGGGTCGGAAAACCCTGCGCTGGCAGAGGTACTGCGTGAGTTACCCGCTGAAGTTAACAAAGAGGTGGCCCTGCAACAGCCACTCAATCTCAGCGCTCTGATTCCGGGTCAAAAGAACTACTTTCGCTTTAGTGGTTCGCTTACGACGCCACCTTGCACCGAAGGTGTGCGCTGGTTAGTGATGAAGCAAACTGTTTCGGCATCTGCTGAACAGCTCAAAACGTTCACCACATTGTTGGGTGAACATGGCAACAGTCGTCCTGTGCAGCCGCTGAATGGTCGCGTGATTATTGAATAGTGACTTGATAACTGAGGTTACATCCGTCACTCCCTCTGCATGCGCGCTCCAGGGGAGTGACATTCAATCCACTATTGGCGGAAAAGACGTTAAGCTAACGTAACTAAGTAGCTCAATTAATAATCATTGTGGCGTCATTTCTTTCGCTAATTACCTGAAGTGGCGGTTTTTATGTTGTGATTTTGGTCATGTTTTGAGAAAAATTTTTGTACACAATTCCATCATATTTTTTTAATCATATGAAATATAATGATTAATACCTTTCCTTGTGGCTGATAAGTTGATTTCCCCTCTCTCTAACGGCGAATTGTTCAAAGTTTGGCCTTTCATCTTCTTTAAAAAATGCGTAATATACGCCGCCTTGCGAACAGTTAGGGTCACTTCTTTTTCATGCGCATTGGACAACATCAGCTACGTAATCGACTCATTGCTGCGCCTATGGCCGGAGTATCCGATAAGCCATTTCGCACCCTGTGTTATGAGAACGGCGCCGGTATGACTGTCTCCGAGATGCTGTCGTCGAACCCGGAAGTTTGGGCCAGTGACAAATCCCGTTTGCGTATGGTGCATAGTGACGAGCCTGGTATTCGCGCCGTGCAAATTGCCGGTTGCGATCCTGATGAGATGGCTGCTGCCGCGCGCATTAATGTGGCGTCTGGCGCGCAGGTTATCGATATCAACATGGGCTGCCCAGCCAAAAAAGTGAATCGTAAGATGGCAGGTTCAGCGCTGCTGCAACATCCGCAACTGGTGGAGTCGATTCTCACCGCGGTCGTCAATGCAGTGGATGTACCGGTTACGCTGAAGATTCGCACCGGCTGGGACAAAGAAAATCGTAATTGTGTAGAGATTGCCCAATTGGCTGAACGCTGTGGCATTCAGGCTCTCACCATTCATGGCCGCACGCGCGCCTGTTTGTTTGAGGGATTTGCTGAATACGACAGCATTCGGACAGTTAAGCAGAGCGTTTCCATTCCGATCATCGCGAATGGCGACATTACTGACCCGCATAAAGCCAGAGCGGTGCTCGACTATACCGGAGCCGATGCTCTTATGGTTGGCCGTGCCGCTCAGGGAAGACCGTGGATCTTCCGGGAAATCCAGCATTATCTGGACACAGGGGAGCTGCTGGCACCGAAGCCGCTGGCTGAAGTGAAGCAAATGCTGATTGGACACATACGGGAGCTGCACGACTTTTACGGTCAGCGCAAAGGATACCGTATTGCCCGAAAACACGTTTCCTGGTATTTGCAGGAAAGTGCTCCTGATGACCAGTTTCGGCGCACATTCAACGCCATAGAGGATGCCAGCGAACAGCTGGAGGCGTTGGAGGCATACTTCGAAAATCTTGCGTAAACGAAATAAAGAGCTGAAAGAACTATGTTCGAACAACGCGTAAATTCTGACGTACTCACCGTTTCTACCGTTAACTCTCAGGATCAGGTGACCCAAAAGCCACTGCGTGATTCGGTTAAACAGTCACTGAAGAACTATTTTGCTCAACTGAACGGTCAGGATGTGAGTGACCTGTATGAGCTGGTATTGGCAGAAGTCGAGCAGCCTCTGTTGGACATGGTGATGCAGTACACCCGTGGCAACCAGACCCGTGCAGCTCTGATGATGGGTATCAACCGCGGTACCCTGCGTAAGAAGCTGAAAAAATACGGCATGAACTAATCTGTTCGTTGCTGCGATAACGCCAGCCTTGCGGCTGGCGTTTTTGTTTCTGCAGCACGGATAATTTCCTGACGTTAGCAACGCATGAAACAATTGGCGCGATAATGGTAACGATAGTTGCAATTTCCGTAGTGATATCCCCTCCCCCTTAGCAACACCTTTTTCTCCATTTTACTTCGCGCCTATTTATCCTTCATCACGCTTCAGCCCGCTCTCTCTGTGATCATTAACCGCTTCGGCCGTAAGCGTGCAAACTCATACACCCACTCCTGAGCGTTAGCTCACACTGCTTCCATATAGTGAAACTTTTTGCACTATTTGTGATCGTGTCGTCTCGTCATGCTGCCTTTTGGTGCGCCATATTAGTCAGAATCTTCTGAGTGCTTCAGTTTATTAAAAGATCTTTCCAGAGAATTCAGGATTCTGCAAACCTGGCATCAGGTTTGCAGAGTTATGAATGGCTAACCACCACAGACAGAAAACAGCGCACATTAAAGTGCGCGCAAACATAACAACACACGATATCGCCACACAGGATGCTTTATGAAAAAGATGATGCTTTCCACTTTGGTTGCTGCAGCCTCGCTGTTCGCCGTTGCTCAACAAGCGCACGCTGGCACCACGCTGGATACCATTAAAAAGAAAGGTTTTGTACAGTGCGGCATCAGTGACGGCCTGCCAGGCTTCTCTTATGCTGACTCTAACGGCAAATTCACCGGTATTGACGTGGATGTATGCCGCGCAGCGGCTGCCGCAGTATTTGGCGACGCAACCAAAGTGAAATACACCCCGTTGACCGCAAAAGAGCGCTTCACCGCGCTGCAGTCCGGTGAAGTGGACATCTTGTCTCGTAACACCACATGGACCTCATCGCGCGATGGCGGCATGGGCTTCCTGTTTGCAGGCGTGAACTATTACGACGGTATCGGCTTCCTGACTCACCAGAAAGCCGGTCTGAAAAGTGCTAAAGAGCTGGATGGTGCCACCGTGTGTATTCAGGCCGGTACTGATACCGAGCTGAACGTGGCTGACTACTTCAAAACCCACAAAATGCAGTACACGCCAGTGACCTTTGACCGCTCTGACGAATCCGCCAAAGCGCTCGACAGCGGCCGTTGCGACACCCTCGCATCCGACCAATCTCAGCTGTATGCGCTGCGTATTAAACTTGGCAAGCCAGACGAGTTCATCGTACTGCCAGAAGTGATCTCCAAAGAGCCGCTGGGTCCCGTTGTGCGTCGCGGTGATGACGATTGGTTCACCATCGTTAAATGGTCGCTGTATGCCATGCTGAACGCGGAAGAGATGGGTATCAGCTCTAAAAATGTCGATGACATGGTAGCCAAGCCAACTACACCGGATATGGCACATCTGCTGGGCGCGGAAGGTGACTTCGGTAAAGACCTGAAGCTCGATAACAAGTGGGCTTACAACATCATCAAACAAGTAGGTAACTATCAGGAAGTGTTCGACCGTAACGTCGGTAAAGACAGCGCACTGAAAATTAAACGCGGCCAGAATGCGCTGTGGAATGCGGGCGGCATCCAGTACGCTCCGCCAGTTCGTTAATTCCGTCCTGCCAGTCGGGCACCGCATCCTGCGGTGCCCACGCGTAATCTTCACTGAGGTTTTAACATGTCGCAACGCCCAACCGTAAAAAGGGATTTTTCGTTCGGTAATCCTACGGTTCGCGCCTGGCTTTACCAGATCGTCGCGATTGTTGCCGTGCTTGCTGTGGTGGGATATCTAATCCACAACACCGTAATCAACCTGGCCAATCGTGGCATCACTTCCGGATTCGGGTTTCTGGATCGCAGTGCCGGCTTCGGCATTGTCCAGCACCTGATCGAATACACCGAAGGCGACACCTACGCGCGCGTGTTTATGGTGGGGTTGACCAATACCCTGCTGGTTTCCGCGCTCTGTATTGTTTTCGCTTCGATCCTTGGCTTTGCCGTTGGCCTGGCTCGCTTGTCTGAGAACTGGCTGCTGCGCAAGCTTTCAACCATTTACATCGAGACCTTCCGTAATATCCCGCCGCTGCTGCAGATCTTTTTCTGGTACTTTGCGGTACTGCGTAACCTGCCCGGCCCGCGTCAGGCACTCAACGCGTTTGATTTAGCATTCGTCAGCAATCGCGGTTTGTATATCCCGTGGCCCGAGTACGCGCCTGGCACCTGGCCATTTCTGATCGCGCTGGCGTTAGCGGTGCTGGGTTGCGTGGCGCTGTTCCGCTACAACCGTAAGCATCAGCTTAAAACCGGTCAACTGCGTCGCACTTGGCCGGCTGCGGTTGGGCTGCTGGTTTTGCTGCCGCTGATTGCTCATACCCTGTTTGGCGCTGCCATGCATTGGGATGTGCCAGAACTGCGTGGATTTAACTTCCGCGGCGGTTTCGTAATGATCCCTGAGCTCGCTGCGTTGACTCTCGCGCTGTCGGTTTATACCTCGTCGTTTATAGCCGAAGTAATTCGCTCTGGTATTCAGTCGGTACCGCATGGTCAAAATGAAGCCGCACGTTCGCTCGGTTTACCTAATCCAGTAACCATGCGTCAGGTGATTATCCCGCAGGCCATGCGTGTGATTATCCCGCCACTGACCAGCCAGTATCTCAATATCGTGAAAAACTCATCGCTGGCGGCCGCTATCGGCTATCCAGACATGGTTTCGCTGTTTGCCGGCACCGTGCTGAACCAAACCGGTCAGGCGATTGAAACTATTGCGATTACCATGGCGGTCTACCTGATTATCAGCCTGATCATTTCACTGCTGATGAACCTCTACAATCGCAAAATTGCGCTGGTTGAGCGTTAAGAGAACGGGATCATTATGTCTGTTACTACACATGAAACACCGCCGATTCCGACCAACCCACTGAGTAAGGCTTGGCTCTGGGCACGCAAAAATCTGTTCTCCAGTTGGCTGAATACGCTGCTGACGCTATTCAGTATCTGGCTTATCTGGAACGTGATTCCTCCGGCCTTGAACTGGCTGGTATTTCAGGCTAACTGGATTGGTGAGACGCGCGCAGATTGCACCAAAGAAGGCGCATGTTGGGTGTTTATCCATGCACGCTTTGGCCAGTTTATGTATGGACTCTATCCGCATGAGCTGCGCTGGCGCATCAATCTGTCGCTGGTCATCGGCTTGCTCTCGATCATTCCGATGTTCATCAAATCAATGCCGCGTCGCGGTCGCTATATCGCCTGCTGGGCGGTGGTCTATCCGATTGTGGTTTGGTTCCTGATGTATGGCGGCTATTTCGGTTTAGAGCGCGTAGAGACTCGCCAGTGGGGCGGCCTGACATTGACGCTGATTATCGCGTCAGTGGGGATTGCCGGCGCACTGCCGTTGGGGATTTTACTGGCGCTGGGACGCCGCTCAGAAATGCCGGTGGTGCGTACACTTTCGATCATCTTCATTGAGTTCTGGCGTGGCGTACCGCTGATAACCGTACTGTTTATGTCATCGGTGATGCTGCCGCTGTTTATGGCGGAAGGCACCACCATCGACAAACTGGTGCGTGCACTGGTTGGCGTGATCTTGTTCCAGTCCGCTTATGTCGCAGAAGTGGTACGCGGCGGTTTGCAGGCGCTACCGAAAGGCCAATATGAAGCTGCGGAATCACTGTCGCTGGGTTACTGGAAAACCCAGATGCTGGTGATTTTACCGCAGGCACTCAAGATGACCATTCCCGGCCTGGTGAATACCATCATTGCCCTGTTTAAAGATACCAGCCTGGTGATCATCATCGGCCTATTCGATCTCTTCAGTAGCGTGCAGCAAGCCACCGTCGACCCAACCTGGTTGGGGATGTCGACAGAAGGCTATGTGTTTGCTGCCATGGTTTACTGGATTTTCTGTTTTAGCATGTCGCGCTATAGCCAGTATCTGGAGAAGCGTTTTCACACCGGGCGTGCATCGCACTGAGGTTTAACATGACACAAACTATGACTAATGCGGCTGATGCCATGATGATTACACTCGAAAACGTTAACAAATGGTACGGCCAGTTCCATGTACTGAAAGACATCAACCTAAAAGTAAAACCACGTGAACGTATCGTACTGTGCGGACCTTCTGGTTCGGGTAAATCGACGACA carries:
- the prmA gene encoding 50S ribosomal protein L11 methyltransferase; the protein is MPWIQIKINSTGENAETLSDALMDVGAVSVTFQDTHDNPVYEPLPGETLLWGDTDVIGLFDAETEMSDVVAELSQHPLLGSAFRHKIEQIEDKDWEREWMDNFHPMRFGERLWICPSWRDVPDPDAVNVMLDPGLAFGTGTHPTTSMCLTWLDGLDLQGKTVIDFGCGSGILAIAALKLGAAQAIGIDIDPQAIQASRDNAERNGVSERLALYLPHQQPENLQADVVVANILAGPLRELAPLISVLPKAGGHLGLSGVLASQAESVCEAYADRFALDAVAEKEEWCRITGVRR
- a CDS encoding carbonic anhydrase, whose translation is MASFTHAHSSNWSYEAPDEWGNLHADYHTCKSGVNQSPVDIRKVVNGQLPPLTLSYQAKQKSIINNGHTIQINVKDGDALTLDGEAYTLRQFHFHTPSENLIDGKRFPLAAHFVHASEEGHLAVVGVMFEAGSENPALAEVLRELPAEVNKEVALQQPLNLSALIPGQKNYFRFSGSLTTPPCTEGVRWLVMKQTVSASAEQLKTFTTLLGEHGNSRPVQPLNGRVIIE
- the dusB gene encoding tRNA dihydrouridine synthase DusB → MRIGQHQLRNRLIAAPMAGVSDKPFRTLCYENGAGMTVSEMLSSNPEVWASDKSRLRMVHSDEPGIRAVQIAGCDPDEMAAAARINVASGAQVIDINMGCPAKKVNRKMAGSALLQHPQLVESILTAVVNAVDVPVTLKIRTGWDKENRNCVEIAQLAERCGIQALTIHGRTRACLFEGFAEYDSIRTVKQSVSIPIIANGDITDPHKARAVLDYTGADALMVGRAAQGRPWIFREIQHYLDTGELLAPKPLAEVKQMLIGHIRELHDFYGQRKGYRIARKHVSWYLQESAPDDQFRRTFNAIEDASEQLEALEAYFENLA
- the fis gene encoding DNA-binding transcriptional regulator Fis — protein: MFEQRVNSDVLTVSTVNSQDQVTQKPLRDSVKQSLKNYFAQLNGQDVSDLYELVLAEVEQPLLDMVMQYTRGNQTRAALMMGINRGTLRKKLKKYGMN
- a CDS encoding amino acid ABC transporter substrate-binding protein, which codes for MKKMMLSTLVAAASLFAVAQQAHAGTTLDTIKKKGFVQCGISDGLPGFSYADSNGKFTGIDVDVCRAAAAAVFGDATKVKYTPLTAKERFTALQSGEVDILSRNTTWTSSRDGGMGFLFAGVNYYDGIGFLTHQKAGLKSAKELDGATVCIQAGTDTELNVADYFKTHKMQYTPVTFDRSDESAKALDSGRCDTLASDQSQLYALRIKLGKPDEFIVLPEVISKEPLGPVVRRGDDDWFTIVKWSLYAMLNAEEMGISSKNVDDMVAKPTTPDMAHLLGAEGDFGKDLKLDNKWAYNIIKQVGNYQEVFDRNVGKDSALKIKRGQNALWNAGGIQYAPPVR
- a CDS encoding amino acid ABC transporter permease; protein product: MSQRPTVKRDFSFGNPTVRAWLYQIVAIVAVLAVVGYLIHNTVINLANRGITSGFGFLDRSAGFGIVQHLIEYTEGDTYARVFMVGLTNTLLVSALCIVFASILGFAVGLARLSENWLLRKLSTIYIETFRNIPPLLQIFFWYFAVLRNLPGPRQALNAFDLAFVSNRGLYIPWPEYAPGTWPFLIALALAVLGCVALFRYNRKHQLKTGQLRRTWPAAVGLLVLLPLIAHTLFGAAMHWDVPELRGFNFRGGFVMIPELAALTLALSVYTSSFIAEVIRSGIQSVPHGQNEAARSLGLPNPVTMRQVIIPQAMRVIIPPLTSQYLNIVKNSSLAAAIGYPDMVSLFAGTVLNQTGQAIETIAITMAVYLIISLIISLLMNLYNRKIALVER
- a CDS encoding amino acid ABC transporter permease — its product is MSVTTHETPPIPTNPLSKAWLWARKNLFSSWLNTLLTLFSIWLIWNVIPPALNWLVFQANWIGETRADCTKEGACWVFIHARFGQFMYGLYPHELRWRINLSLVIGLLSIIPMFIKSMPRRGRYIACWAVVYPIVVWFLMYGGYFGLERVETRQWGGLTLTLIIASVGIAGALPLGILLALGRRSEMPVVRTLSIIFIEFWRGVPLITVLFMSSVMLPLFMAEGTTIDKLVRALVGVILFQSAYVAEVVRGGLQALPKGQYEAAESLSLGYWKTQMLVILPQALKMTIPGLVNTIIALFKDTSLVIIIGLFDLFSSVQQATVDPTWLGMSTEGYVFAAMVYWIFCFSMSRYSQYLEKRFHTGRASH